In a single window of the Raphanus sativus cultivar WK10039 unplaced genomic scaffold, ASM80110v3 Scaffold0691, whole genome shotgun sequence genome:
- the LOC108841587 gene encoding U-box domain-containing protein 5, with the protein MGINIPQRIEKLPHSYKMHSSMCLELKNLVDRVMRIFPDIEDARPGSSTGIHTLCLINKALEKAKLLLQYCSESSKLYMAITGDAILLRACRAKKLLEQSLSDIRSMVPTVLATKITHVVQDLRSTVLALESSEEDAGKAIRELMQRSTTSSVSSDEVRDFQYAALKLQLSTPEAIVLERRSLKSLFSKLGECEVNKRQILKYLVCLLKKHEKIIWRDHKEISFTQIQPVNHSVCVSAAEAGCSEEHNATLPENFKCPLSLTVMYDPIIISSGHTFERMQIQKWFDEGNETCPRSRRTLDDFTMKPNVAMKEHISKWCSKNGLDVQDPATKHTRSSHNLDFSIASFGSSLYNLDFSSRDFSSSFSTDSPSYSKMSKGGYFMPMQTIDSESGTEVTDSSQSEVEIEPLCELTKLPWVAQVKTIQDARKRFEHNSRAFQSMSPSKFLEPLITFLKNAGTNGDTIKSGLDLLFTFLSGNRRAIEALEEDVFETLSVFLGFELLVAEEALNVLEVLSNQPHSLSKITSSGSLSSLLKMVESGAEHLQEQAMITLKNLSSSNEICLEMVSLGFVQKLTSFLQQSVFSKHSIIILRNFCNTEKGRVCVTETPSCLASVAELLDSNVPEEQENAISILLQLCVEKIEYCNLVVREGVDIYPSLFLISNNGTEEAKVGASELLRALEEVDFNREEEEEGGGGGATATTSSQVVTPYMHQEPIITTPSPKKSGLFGLSFSILKKKKR; encoded by the exons ATGGGAATTAATATCCCTCAACGGATAGAGAAGTTGCCTCATTCCTACAAG ATGCATTCTTCCATGTGCTTAGAGTTAAAGAACTTAGTTGATAGGGTCATGAGAATCTTTCCTGATATAGAAGATGCTCGACCAGGGTCCTCCACAGGGATACATACTCTATGTTTGATCAACAAAGCTTTGGAGAAAGCTAAGCTGCTTCTCCAGTACTGCAGTGAATCCAGCAAACTCTACATG GCAATAACAGGAGATGCTATACTCTTAAGAGCTTGTAGAGCCAAAAAGTTATTAGAGCAAAGCTTAAGTGACATCAGAAGCATGGTACCTACTGTTTTGGCTACTAAG ATAACTCATGTAGTCCAAGATCTTAGGTCAACTGTGTTGGCTCTAGAATCATCTGAAGAAGATGCTGGTAAAGCTATTAGAGAGCTCATGCAACGGAGCACAacctcctctgtttcttctgaTGAGGTCAGAGATTTCCAATATGCAGCACTGAAGCTCCAGCTTTCAACACCTGAGGCCATTGTGCTTGAGAGAAGATCCCTGAAGTCACTCTTCTCGAAACTAGGCGAGTGTGAAGTGAACAAGAGACAGATTCTGAAGTACCTTGTCTGTCTTTTGAAGAAGCATGAGAAGATCATCTGGAGAGATCACAAAGAGATCTCTTTCACACAGATTCAGCCTGTGAATCATTCTGTGTGTGTTAGTGCTGCGGAAGCAGGGTGTTCTGAGGAACACAACGCTACACTTCCTGAGAATTTTAAATGCCCACTTTCTCTTACCGTCATGTATGATCCTATCATCATCTCCTCAGGCCACACTTTTGAGAGGATGCAGATTCAGAAATGGTTTGATGAAGGCAATGAGACATGTCCTAGATCAAGAAGGACACTAGATGACTTCACAATGAAGCCAAACGTAGCCATGAAGGAACATATATCAAAGTGGTGCTCCAAGAACGGTCTTGATGTTCAAGATCCAGCAACAAAGCACACAAGGTCTTCCCACAATCTTGACTTCTCCATAGCTAGTTTTGGAAGCTCTCTGTACAATCTTGACTTCTCGAGTAGGGACTTCAGCTCAAGCTTTTCAACTGATTCACCTTCCTACTCTAAGATGTCAAAGGGTGGTTACTTCATGCCAATGCAGACCATAGATTCTGAGTCAGGAACTGAAGTCACAGACTCTAGTCAAAGCGAGGTGGAGATAGAGCCTTTATGTGAACTCACCAAGCTTCCATGGGTTGCTCAGGTCAAGACCATTCAAGATGCAAGAAAACGTTTTGAGCACAACTCTAGAGCTTTTCAGTCTATGTCACCGAGTAAGTTTCTTGAGCCACTTATAACATTCTTGAAGAATGCTGGCACCAATGGAGACACAATAAAGAGTGGGTTGGATTTGTTGTTCACTTTCCTCAGTGGAAACAGAAGGGCTATAGAGGCTTTGGAAGAAGACGTGTTTGAAACGTTATCTGTTTTTCTAGGGTTTGAGTTATTAGTAGCTGAAGAAGCTTTGAACGTACTCGAGGTTCTCTCTAACCAGCCACATAGTCTCTCTAAGATAACTTCATCAGGCTCCCTCTCTTCTCTTTTGAAGATGGTCGAGTCTGGAGCAGAACATCTCCAAGAGCAAGCTATGATCACACTCAAGAACCTCTCCTCAAGCAACGAGATTTGTCTAGAAATGGTGTCTCTCGGTTTCGTCCAGAAGCTCACATCGTTCTTACAACAAAGCGTCTTCAGCAAACACTCAATCATCATTCTGAGGAACTTCTGCAACACTGAGAAAGGCCGTGTTTGTGTAACTGAGACACCGAGTTGTTTAGCTTCCGTAGCTGAGTTGCTGGACTCAAATGTTCCAGAGGAGCAAGAGAATGCAATCTCTATCCTGTTACAGCTATGTGTGGAGAAGATAGAGTATTGCAACCTTGTTGTGAGAGAAGGCGTTGATATTTATCCATCTCTTTTCTTGATATCAAACAATGGAACAGAGGAAGCTAAGGTGGGTGCGTCAGAATTGCTTAGAGCTCTTGAGGAAGTAGATTtcaacagagaagaagaagaagaaggaggaggaggaggagcaacTGCTACAACTAGTTCACAGGTTGTTACTCCATATATGCATCAAGAACCTATAATAACAACACCATCTCCAAAGAAATCTGGTCTATTTGGACTCAGTTTCTCAattctaaagaagaagaaaagatag